The genomic window GTCCGTGAGCACGCCGTCCCGGGCGGCCGCGGTCATGAACGTGCAGTGCGGCTGGCGCCGGCGATCGGTCGGCGAGCCGGGGTTGAGCAGCCGCATCCCCCCGGGGGTGGTGGTGTCCCACGGGATGTGGCTGTGGCCGAACACCAGGACGTCCGCTTCCGCGAACAGTTGATCGCAGCGCTCCTCGCGCCCGCGCGCCTGCCCGGTCTCGTGCGTCACCGCGAACCGGACGCCCGCCACGTCGGCCCTGGCCACCTCGGGCAGCCGTGCCCGCAACGAGGCACCGTCGTTGTTGCCGTACACCGCGACCAGCCGCCGGCTCCGGGCCGCCAGCAGGTCGAGCGTGGCCTCGTGCACCCAGTCGCCCGCGTGGAAGACGACATCGGCCGCGTCGATCGCGACCAGCAGCTCATCGGGCAGCGCCCGCGCCCGCCGGGGCACATGCGTGTCGGTCGTCAGCAGCAGCTTCACGCGCGGCTCCTCCTCATGAGGCATGGCCCCCGAACCCGGCCGCCTTTGCCGGCCCCGGGCATTATCCAAGGTCAAGCGGCCGTCAAGTGGAAGCGGAACAGCCGGTATCCCTTGTGTCGATGAGGAGCACGTGGGGAGTACACGCACAAGGCAGGGGTACGCCACAGCAGTCATGGACCACGACCGGGCCGACGCCCGCGTGAGTCCTGCCTGTCGGCGAAAGGACTTCGATGCGCAGAGGATTCTCCCGCGCCCGCCTACTGCTACCGCTCGCGGCCCTGCTGGGTCTGACGTTCGGCGCGGCGCCGGCGACGCACGCCGCGGCACCGGCCCCCGCGGGGGCGGCCGTGGCGGCGGACGAAGGCACCGCACTGCCGATCGCCTACCACTGCGACATGGCCGTGGACGGGCTGCACAAGCGGGTGTTCATCTCCGACTACACCACGGGCACGGTCCTGG from Streptomyces sp. NBC_01198 includes these protein-coding regions:
- a CDS encoding metallophosphoesterase family protein, with the translated sequence MKLLLTTDTHVPRRARALPDELLVAIDAADVVFHAGDWVHEATLDLLAARSRRLVAVYGNNDGASLRARLPEVARADVAGVRFAVTHETGQARGREERCDQLFAEADVLVFGHSHIPWDTTTPGGMRLLNPGSPTDRRRQPHCTFMTAAARDGVLTDVVLHRLPPRGGG